The Nocardia arthritidis genome has a window encoding:
- a CDS encoding DNA cytosine methyltransferase gives MTMFTSLEICAGAGGLALGLERARFSPVMLIDNDGDSCATLRTNRPEWPVVEMDLLQFVASDHPEVLDVDLMACGVPRPPYSVAGKQRGNEDEGDLLEAAIWLTAEVRPKALVIENVPALLEDEKFAGTRAFVHGELRHLKYDISWKVLDAQDFGVPQRRKHSVLVAMKHEYFDRFHWPGPVQTRMTVGSALRDSMASCGWAGADEWALAANTVAPSIVGGSKKHGGADLGPTGAKNAWAKLNVNGHILGNAVPGADFVIRHGLGRYGRDGLPKLTVSQVALLQGFPADWTICGKKTSSYRQVAQAFPPPLATALGARIADALVN, from the coding sequence ATGACCATGTTCACAAGTCTTGAAATCTGCGCTGGCGCAGGGGGGTTGGCCCTGGGGCTGGAACGAGCCCGCTTCTCTCCTGTCATGCTGATAGATAACGACGGGGACAGCTGCGCCACACTGCGCACTAACCGTCCTGAATGGCCCGTGGTGGAGATGGATCTCTTGCAGTTTGTTGCCTCGGACCATCCTGAAGTGCTTGATGTTGACTTGATGGCTTGTGGCGTACCCCGACCGCCGTACTCCGTTGCGGGCAAGCAACGTGGTAACGAGGACGAAGGCGATCTGTTGGAAGCAGCGATTTGGCTGACCGCTGAAGTACGGCCGAAAGCTCTGGTAATCGAAAACGTGCCTGCACTTCTTGAGGACGAAAAGTTCGCAGGGACCCGCGCATTCGTCCATGGAGAGCTGAGGCATCTCAAATACGATATCAGTTGGAAAGTTCTCGATGCGCAGGATTTCGGAGTTCCGCAGCGACGTAAGCACAGCGTGCTCGTCGCTATGAAGCATGAATACTTCGATCGCTTCCACTGGCCAGGCCCCGTCCAAACTCGCATGACCGTGGGTAGTGCCCTGCGGGATTCGATGGCCAGCTGCGGATGGGCCGGAGCAGACGAATGGGCCCTCGCCGCTAACACGGTGGCGCCAAGCATCGTCGGAGGTTCCAAGAAGCACGGCGGCGCCGACCTCGGTCCAACCGGAGCAAAGAACGCGTGGGCCAAACTCAACGTGAACGGACACATCTTGGGAAATGCGGTGCCCGGTGCAGACTTCGTTATACGTCACGGACTCGGACGCTATGGGCGCGACGGGCTGCCCAAACTAACAGTGTCACAAGTCGCACTCCTGCAGGGCTTCCCCGCCGACTGGACAATTTGCGGCAAGAAGACTTCGAGCTATCGCCAGGTGGCTCAAGCCTTCCCGCCACCACTCGCAACGGCGCTGGGCGCGCGGATCGCTGACGCTTTGGTCAATTAG
- a CDS encoding DNA cytosine methyltransferase: protein MTIGTSSIKVVDLFAGCGGLTQGFHEYRPDGWTASPFRTVGAVESDIAAASTYAANFAQEAGGTDHIHAGDIKDWDPAVLGTDVDVILGGPPCQGFSGLGKEDVNDPRNKLWREYKRVVNKLKPKVFIIENVDRFLKSGEFASLVDATASDGDLSDYQLAEPRILNAADYGVPQARKRAIVLATRRDLIKNSQLLTHPAPSHRKPVADESAAMIEIDDRKPWETINSIFARTPNDAPIKDLPDRRCSPLGTELPGTFHTYELHIGRNPTQMSLARYKAIPEGGNRKNLTGALTTENWRGHNTGSGDVMGRMHWNQPSVTIRTEFYKPEKGRYLHPDGNVHRPITHYEAALIQGFPESFKWCGSKIAIGKQIGNAVPVGLSRALASQVYEFLVSANAVIVSPLQQSA from the coding sequence ATGACCATCGGTACGAGCAGCATCAAGGTCGTGGATCTGTTCGCTGGCTGCGGCGGGCTAACACAGGGCTTCCACGAGTATCGCCCCGATGGATGGACAGCATCACCGTTCCGTACGGTCGGAGCAGTCGAGTCCGACATCGCCGCCGCCTCGACCTACGCGGCGAACTTTGCCCAAGAGGCAGGTGGGACCGATCACATCCATGCGGGAGACATCAAGGACTGGGATCCAGCCGTGCTGGGCACAGATGTGGATGTGATCCTCGGCGGCCCGCCGTGCCAAGGATTCTCCGGGCTCGGCAAAGAGGACGTGAACGATCCACGTAACAAGCTCTGGCGCGAGTACAAGAGGGTAGTCAACAAGCTTAAACCGAAGGTCTTCATCATCGAGAACGTCGACCGCTTTCTAAAGTCCGGTGAGTTCGCATCGCTGGTGGATGCCACAGCATCCGACGGCGATCTGAGCGACTATCAGCTCGCAGAACCACGAATACTCAATGCAGCGGACTACGGTGTACCACAAGCCCGAAAGCGGGCCATCGTCCTTGCAACTCGCCGCGACCTGATAAAGAACTCTCAATTGCTTACTCATCCAGCTCCGAGCCATCGCAAGCCTGTTGCCGATGAGTCTGCCGCTATGATTGAAATCGATGACCGCAAGCCATGGGAAACGATCAACTCAATTTTCGCTCGAACGCCAAATGATGCACCAATCAAAGACCTGCCAGACCGGAGATGCAGCCCTTTGGGAACGGAGCTTCCCGGTACGTTCCATACATACGAGTTACACATCGGACGAAACCCCACTCAGATGTCTCTCGCCCGCTATAAAGCCATCCCAGAGGGAGGCAACCGGAAGAATCTCACGGGTGCGCTGACTACAGAAAATTGGCGCGGCCATAACACAGGTTCCGGAGACGTCATGGGTCGCATGCATTGGAACCAACCCTCGGTTACGATTCGCACCGAATTCTACAAGCCGGAGAAGGGGCGTTACCTCCATCCCGACGGAAATGTCCACCGACCAATCACCCATTACGAAGCTGCACTAATCCAAGGTTTCCCAGAGAGTTTCAAGTGGTGTGGCAGTAAGATCGCTATAGGTAAACAGATCGGGAACGCTGTGCCAGTAGGGTTGTCAAGAGCCTTGGCATCTCAAGTATATGAGTTCCTAGTATCAGCGAACGCAGTCATCGTGTCGCCTCTTCAGCAATCAGCTTAG
- a CDS encoding vWA domain-containing protein: MTAVRSGGSAAQTMTDRLVDFVGLLREHGITAGPSETVDAAEAILALGTADPNRLRSGLAATLLRRNGQRAVFDQLFDLYFLGVEPIRDEAPESVAALRDRLVAVLAQDDPAALTELARQALTALGAYGGAGAGQPSAPVTTASGAGWSSYLTLKALRPEDLADRLVAEMGSRTDEFDTAVHTIEANRRLTAFRTALQTEARLRSAQLRGTDYIARRGVQSSTDQIDFLGAREQDLAEMRRLVTPLARKLATRLAARRRKAVRGQIDMRRTLRRSMATGGVPVTPVLRARKHGRPDLVILADLSGSVTGFAEFTLQLVQALQDQFTRVRSFGFIDTCDEITPFFTPGDPPLPGLATRITREAKVTRFGSSNYGESFQTFTDNYLDAIGPRTSLLILGDARTNRTNPNLEALQTISTRATHAHWLNPEPARSWSTGDSAAPLYATHITMHECRNVKQLTEVISRLLPA; encoded by the coding sequence GTGACCGCGGTGCGCAGCGGCGGCAGTGCCGCGCAGACGATGACCGACCGGCTCGTCGACTTCGTCGGTCTGCTGCGGGAACATGGAATCACCGCAGGCCCAAGCGAAACCGTCGACGCCGCCGAAGCGATCCTCGCACTCGGTACCGCGGATCCGAACCGGCTGCGTTCCGGTTTGGCGGCAACCCTGTTGCGCCGCAACGGACAACGCGCCGTCTTCGACCAGCTGTTCGACCTCTACTTCCTCGGCGTGGAACCGATTCGGGACGAAGCGCCGGAATCCGTTGCAGCCCTGCGCGATCGGCTGGTAGCGGTACTGGCGCAAGACGATCCGGCCGCGCTGACCGAGTTGGCGAGGCAGGCGCTCACCGCTTTGGGCGCGTACGGCGGTGCGGGCGCGGGCCAACCGAGCGCGCCCGTCACCACCGCCTCAGGTGCGGGCTGGTCCTCGTACCTCACCTTGAAGGCGCTGCGCCCGGAAGATCTCGCCGACCGCTTGGTCGCTGAAATGGGCAGCCGCACCGACGAATTCGACACCGCAGTGCACACCATCGAGGCGAATCGCCGACTCACCGCCTTCCGCACCGCCCTGCAAACCGAGGCCCGCCTCCGCTCGGCCCAACTCCGCGGCACCGACTACATCGCCCGCCGCGGCGTCCAATCCAGCACCGACCAGATCGACTTCCTCGGCGCCCGCGAACAGGACCTCGCCGAAATGCGCCGCCTCGTAACCCCTTTGGCCCGCAAACTGGCCACCCGCCTAGCGGCCCGCCGCCGAAAAGCGGTCCGCGGCCAGATCGATATGCGCCGCACCCTCCGCCGCTCCATGGCCACCGGCGGCGTCCCGGTAACCCCCGTCCTCCGCGCCCGCAAACACGGCCGCCCCGACCTCGTCATCCTCGCCGACCTCTCCGGCTCCGTAACGGGTTTCGCCGAATTCACCCTCCAACTAGTCCAAGCTCTCCAAGACCAATTCACCCGGGTCCGCAGCTTCGGCTTCATCGACACCTGCGACGAAATCACCCCCTTCTTCACCCCCGGCGACCCACCCCTCCCCGGCCTAGCAACCCGAATCACCCGAGAAGCCAAGGTAACCCGCTTCGGCAGCAGCAACTACGGCGAATCCTTCCAAACCTTCACCGACAACTACCTGGACGCGATCGGCCCCCGCACCTCCCTCCTAATCCTCGGCGACGCCCGCACCAACCGCACCAACCCCAACCTCGAAGCCCTACAAACAATCTCCACCCGCGCCACCCACGCCCACTGGCTAAACCCCGAACCCGCCCGCTCCTGGTCCACCGGCGACTCCGCCGCCCCCCTCTACGCCACCCACATAACCATGCACGAATGCCGCAACGTAAAACAGCTCACCGAGGTCATCTCCCGCCTCCTGCCGGCGTAA
- a CDS encoding AAA family ATPase, whose amino-acid sequence MSKFFGSVDEVTRRLTDAGYLPSTDIATAVFLAAHLGKPLLIEGPAGVGKTELARAVATAAAADLVRLQCYEGIDEARALYEWNHAKQLLRITSTEKDGWDATRDHVFTEEFLLARPLLTAIRSSSPTVLLIDELDKADVELEGLLLEVLGDYQISIPELGTVTAIRKPFVILTSNANRDLSEALKRRCLYLHIDYPTAELEKAIVRLKVPDLDAVLAEPVVRVVGALRELPLRKAPSIAETVDWAKTLVALGARNLTSGVVRSTLGVLLKYQADHRLATERLALLRDETGVRGDSA is encoded by the coding sequence ATGAGTAAGTTCTTTGGTTCGGTCGATGAGGTGACGCGGCGGCTCACCGACGCCGGCTACCTGCCGTCCACCGATATCGCCACCGCCGTCTTTCTCGCCGCCCACCTGGGCAAACCCCTCCTGATCGAGGGTCCGGCCGGTGTCGGCAAGACCGAACTGGCGCGCGCCGTGGCCACCGCGGCCGCCGCCGATCTGGTGCGTCTACAGTGCTACGAGGGCATCGACGAGGCCCGCGCGCTATACGAGTGGAATCACGCGAAGCAGCTGCTGCGCATCACCTCGACCGAAAAAGACGGCTGGGACGCCACCCGCGATCACGTCTTCACCGAGGAATTCCTGCTGGCCCGCCCCCTGCTGACCGCCATCCGAAGCTCTTCGCCCACCGTTCTGCTCATCGACGAACTCGACAAGGCGGATGTCGAGCTCGAGGGGCTACTACTCGAGGTTCTCGGCGACTATCAGATCAGCATCCCGGAACTCGGCACCGTCACCGCCATCCGCAAACCCTTCGTCATCCTCACCTCCAACGCCAACCGCGACCTCTCCGAGGCGTTGAAACGCCGCTGCTTATATCTCCACATCGATTACCCCACAGCGGAATTGGAGAAGGCCATCGTCCGACTGAAGGTGCCGGACCTCGACGCAGTCTTGGCCGAACCCGTGGTGCGCGTCGTCGGCGCATTGCGTGAACTGCCGTTGCGAAAAGCGCCGTCTATTGCCGAAACTGTCGACTGGGCAAAGACTTTGGTCGCGCTGGGTGCGCGAAACCTGACCAGTGGTGTTGTGCGCTCCACTTTGGGTGTGCTGTTGAAATACCAAGCGGATCATCGGCTTGCTACGGAACGGTTGGCGTTGCTTCGCGATGAGACCGGTGTGCGAGGGGATTCGGCATGA
- a CDS encoding PPOX class F420-dependent oxidoreductase has protein sequence MTFTDAERAYLAGQSLGRLATVTAKGAPQARPVAFQLNTDGTIDIGGPDMTNSQKYRNLQKNPQVSLVVDDMTPNEPGEVKPGWGRGVEVRGVAELLTVEVPPIAPEFFSKEIIRIHPRRISSWHIDPADPQGGVRSVGQ, from the coding sequence ATGACCTTCACCGATGCCGAACGCGCATATCTGGCCGGACAAAGCCTCGGACGGCTGGCCACCGTCACCGCCAAAGGCGCCCCGCAGGCGCGCCCAGTCGCCTTTCAATTGAATACGGACGGCACCATCGATATCGGCGGGCCGGATATGACCAACTCGCAGAAGTACCGGAACTTGCAGAAGAACCCGCAGGTCAGCCTGGTGGTCGACGATATGACCCCGAATGAGCCGGGAGAGGTCAAGCCGGGTTGGGGCCGCGGCGTCGAGGTGCGTGGCGTGGCCGAACTGCTGACCGTCGAGGTGCCGCCGATCGCACCCGAATTCTTCAGCAAGGAGATCATCCGGATCCACCCGCGCCGCATCTCGAGCTGGCATATCGATCCGGCCGATCCGCAGGGCGGCGTGCGTAGCGTCGGCCAGTAG
- a CDS encoding VOC family protein, which translates to MRTLAAAEVVAFAPSTDLDRSRRFFADVLGLAIVEQTPFACVVRGGNATIRITAVESLVPQPFTILGWTVADIAATVAELGAAGVTFLRYEGMSQDADGIWTTPGGDKIAWFPDPDGNVFSLTGFAR; encoded by the coding sequence ATGCGCACACTCGCCGCCGCCGAGGTCGTCGCCTTCGCACCGTCGACGGATCTGGATCGTTCGCGCCGGTTCTTCGCCGACGTGCTCGGTTTGGCGATCGTCGAGCAGACGCCGTTCGCCTGTGTGGTTCGCGGCGGCAATGCGACCATCCGGATTACCGCAGTGGAAAGCCTTGTGCCGCAACCGTTCACCATTCTCGGCTGGACGGTTGCGGATATCGCGGCGACTGTCGCCGAACTCGGCGCGGCGGGCGTGACATTCCTCCGCTACGAGGGCATGAGCCAGGACGCCGACGGTATTTGGACGACACCCGGCGGCGACAAGATCGCCTGGTTCCCGGATCCGGACGGAAATGTCTTCTCGCTCACCGGATTCGCGCGCTGA
- a CDS encoding SGNH/GDSL hydrolase family protein, whose product MKIVCVGDSITRGQVSVDYVRILRQLLPLDIVENAGVNYDTTVGVLRRIARITARQPDIVTVLIGTNDINYTLSGVRAAELRKKWKLTEELDADRYRRNMRAIIARLRTHARVVVLSPPVLGEDLESLALRRTTEYAGIAAAEAEAGGAAYLPLNETMVDYLRDSDASGMPYRSGKMLARTAAAQHFVLGRSLDSISRGRGLRLTTDTVHLNSRGANMVAELIFGFVTDVARRTEGIGSA is encoded by the coding sequence ATGAAAATCGTATGTGTCGGTGACAGTATTACCCGCGGTCAGGTCAGCGTGGATTATGTGCGGATATTGCGGCAGCTGTTGCCCTTGGACATCGTGGAGAACGCCGGAGTCAACTACGACACCACGGTGGGCGTGCTGCGCAGGATCGCGCGGATCACGGCACGGCAGCCGGATATCGTCACCGTGCTGATCGGCACCAATGACATCAACTACACCCTGTCCGGTGTGCGTGCCGCAGAGCTGCGCAAGAAATGGAAACTCACCGAAGAGTTGGATGCCGACCGGTACCGGCGGAATATGCGAGCCATCATTGCCAGGCTGCGCACACATGCCCGGGTCGTTGTGCTTTCCCCGCCGGTTCTCGGCGAGGACCTCGAATCGTTGGCGCTGCGGCGGACCACGGAATATGCGGGTATCGCGGCGGCGGAAGCCGAGGCGGGCGGCGCTGCCTACCTGCCGCTCAACGAAACAATGGTCGACTATTTGCGGGACAGCGACGCATCCGGCATGCCGTACCGGTCCGGTAAGATGCTGGCGCGCACCGCGGCGGCGCAACATTTCGTTTTAGGCCGCAGTCTGGACTCGATATCGCGCGGACGTGGGCTCCGGCTGACGACCGATACGGTTCACCTCAATTCCCGCGGCGCGAATATGGTCGCCGAGCTGATCTTCGGGTTCGTCACCGACGTCGCCCGCCGCACCGAGGGCATCGGTTCGGCCTAG
- a CDS encoding nitroreductase family deazaflavin-dependent oxidoreductase: MSTITTRNRIRNRVVVLFHRIGLPFGPMRLLTVPGRKTGRPYTTPVAPVLIDGTHYLVQAYPNADWVKNVRAAGYGTLTRGRQIEWVNLVEVPQAERGPILREFPVQNPRGVGAFVRNGLVASESPEGFAAAAPRCPMFRVIPKD, from the coding sequence TTGAGTACCATCACAACTCGGAACCGGATCCGCAACCGGGTCGTCGTCTTGTTCCATCGGATCGGGCTGCCGTTCGGTCCGATGCGGTTGCTGACCGTTCCCGGACGCAAGACGGGGCGACCGTATACGACTCCGGTCGCGCCCGTGCTCATCGATGGAACGCACTATCTCGTCCAGGCCTATCCAAATGCCGACTGGGTCAAGAATGTTCGTGCGGCCGGGTACGGAACCCTGACACGGGGCCGCCAGATCGAATGGGTGAATCTGGTGGAGGTGCCGCAAGCCGAGCGCGGCCCGATCCTTCGCGAGTTCCCCGTCCAGAACCCCAGAGGCGTCGGAGCATTCGTCAGAAACGGCCTTGTGGCATCGGAATCCCCGGAAGGTTTCGCCGCGGCCGCCCCGCGTTGCCCGATGTTCCGGGTTATCCCGAAGGATTGA